One region of Limnospira fusiformis SAG 85.79 genomic DNA includes:
- a CDS encoding TerD family protein, protein MSVNIKKGERINLSKESPGLQEVGIGLGWDINATDTGVDFDLDASVFMLASNGKIPQDEYFVFYNNLKSPDSSVRHLGDNRTGSGLGDDEVVEIDLNLVNSAIEELIFVVTIHEADQRRQNFGQVRNSYIRIYDQQNNTEIAKYDLEEDFSRETAVEFGRLYKKGGEWRFHAVGQGYNEGLQSFVDKYV, encoded by the coding sequence ATGTCAGTCAATATCAAAAAAGGTGAGCGGATTAATCTTTCCAAAGAGTCCCCCGGACTGCAAGAAGTGGGAATTGGTTTAGGATGGGATATCAATGCTACTGATACCGGGGTGGATTTTGATTTAGATGCTTCCGTGTTTATGTTAGCCAGCAATGGGAAAATCCCCCAAGATGAATACTTTGTATTCTACAATAATTTGAAGTCCCCTGATAGCTCAGTTAGACATTTAGGAGATAATCGCACTGGGTCGGGACTTGGTGATGATGAGGTGGTGGAAATTGATCTAAATCTGGTTAATTCTGCGATCGAAGAATTGATTTTTGTCGTCACAATTCACGAAGCAGACCAACGGCGACAAAATTTCGGTCAAGTCCGCAATTCCTATATCCGTATTTATGACCAGCAAAATAATACCGAGATTGCTAAATATGACCTAGAAGAAGACTTTTCTCGGGAAACCGCCGTCGAATTTGGTCGGTTATATAAGAAAGGTGGCGAATGGCGATTTCATGCAGTTGGACAGGGATATAATGAGGGATTACAAAGTTTCGTAGATAAGTACGTTTAA
- the def gene encoding peptide deformylase yields the protein MGDILAVTQLGDPVLRDHAQPVANIWEARIQSLIDDLMATVIEKNGVGIAAPQVGYSDRILVIASRPSIRYPAAPEMEPTAMINPKIIGKSEEMVADWEGCLSVPGIRGIVNRYQAIEVEYTSRDGHLQHRELTGFVARIFQHEYDHLEGIIFLDRVADSHSMMTEDEYQKRIVFQS from the coding sequence TATACTCGCGGTTACTCAGTTGGGCGACCCGGTGCTGCGTGACCATGCTCAACCTGTTGCTAATATCTGGGAAGCGCGTATTCAGTCTCTGATTGATGATTTAATGGCAACGGTGATTGAAAAAAATGGCGTGGGTATCGCTGCGCCACAGGTGGGATATAGCGATCGTATCTTAGTCATCGCTTCCCGTCCTAGTATCCGCTATCCAGCAGCGCCCGAAATGGAACCCACCGCTATGATTAACCCCAAAATTATCGGTAAATCTGAGGAAATGGTGGCTGACTGGGAAGGCTGTTTAAGTGTTCCGGGAATCCGGGGAATTGTTAACCGTTATCAGGCGATCGAAGTTGAATATACCAGCCGTGATGGTCATCTTCAACACCGAGAACTAACTGGGTTTGTCGCTCGTATTTTTCAGCATGAATATGACCACTTAGAAGGGATCATATTTTTGGATAGGGTAGCTGACTCCCATAGCATGATGACAGAAGACGAATATCAGAAACGCATTGTTTTTCAAAGCTAA